A part of Streptomyces sp. NBC_00557 genomic DNA contains:
- a CDS encoding helix-turn-helix domain-containing protein produces MEFASLATGMQVVLKDGRDRLARMSLRELLTSDRAELIHDSAGPSSTDDEDLAAVVLNRLTKDEKKDVLERAEHVREMLTGYRSGSEDLPRPDEPRPQYVPDLPLRARYEAKAAELGVTERTVRRWARAFRELGEAGLVLKTARADSGLGNADPRWVEAAEEVLKEYKEESRPSVKVVLEEVEARVKAKFKLVKVPVPPRTTAYRWMQELERRHPTFRLSMQRNRDIADRPKGVYGKLRPTRPGEYVLMDTTRLDVFALDPVTLRWMQAELTIAMDWYTRCIIGLRVTPVSTKAIDAAAVLYQAYRPQPVPESWPRDAAWPEHGIPRGVLVEAEAIHGPATGVWGPKVAPETLIVDHGKIYLSAHLTSVCRRMGISVQPARLRTGRDKGPVERYFRTLREDLLQRLPGYKGPDIHSRGLNPEKDAFFFHHELEAIIREWTAVTYHRRPHEGLVDPHLPKVELSPAVMFEHGLARAGYIEVPRDPNLALEFLDVTMRTVQHYGVEINGRRYNGSCLDGLRDMASSNIDLDKRRLEFFADPDDVTRIHFRDHKRVWHTLQWEHAPSLDMPLSDEALQFARRLAAKEYTYPDDRLAIALLLKRWNLGLGTSLVERRMALRLSREQVVIDLPVQQAGDVTSLPSVARVLSLPEQPAPPAIEAVQEAEAGDDDADGLEEVEEELDFYATALKDIDDDE; encoded by the coding sequence GTGGAGTTCGCCAGCCTGGCCACGGGCATGCAGGTCGTCCTTAAGGACGGGCGCGACAGGCTGGCTCGCATGTCGCTGCGTGAGCTACTGACCTCGGACCGCGCCGAGCTGATCCACGACAGTGCGGGCCCGTCTTCCACCGATGACGAGGACCTCGCGGCGGTGGTGCTGAACCGGCTGACCAAGGACGAGAAGAAGGACGTCCTGGAGCGAGCCGAGCATGTCCGGGAGATGCTGACGGGCTACCGCTCCGGCAGCGAGGACCTCCCACGGCCGGATGAGCCGCGCCCGCAGTACGTCCCTGACCTGCCCCTGCGAGCTCGGTATGAGGCCAAAGCGGCGGAACTAGGGGTGACCGAGCGGACAGTGCGCCGGTGGGCGCGGGCCTTCCGGGAGCTGGGCGAGGCCGGGCTGGTGCTGAAGACTGCGCGGGCGGACAGCGGGCTGGGCAACGCCGATCCACGCTGGGTCGAGGCTGCGGAGGAAGTGCTGAAGGAGTACAAGGAGGAGTCACGGCCCTCGGTGAAGGTGGTGCTGGAGGAAGTCGAGGCCCGCGTCAAGGCCAAGTTCAAGCTGGTCAAGGTGCCGGTGCCGCCACGGACGACGGCCTACCGGTGGATGCAGGAGCTGGAGCGGCGTCATCCGACATTCCGGCTGAGCATGCAGCGCAACCGTGACATCGCCGATCGCCCGAAGGGGGTCTACGGGAAGCTGCGGCCCACGAGGCCGGGCGAGTACGTGTTGATGGACACCACGCGGCTGGACGTGTTCGCGCTGGACCCGGTGACGCTGCGGTGGATGCAGGCGGAATTGACGATCGCGATGGACTGGTACACCCGCTGCATCATCGGCCTGCGGGTGACTCCGGTGTCGACGAAGGCGATCGACGCGGCGGCAGTCCTTTATCAGGCCTACCGTCCTCAGCCGGTTCCGGAGAGCTGGCCGAGGGATGCGGCCTGGCCCGAACACGGCATTCCGCGCGGGGTGCTGGTAGAGGCCGAGGCCATCCACGGGCCCGCCACCGGGGTCTGGGGCCCGAAAGTGGCGCCCGAGACGTTGATCGTCGACCACGGCAAGATCTACCTGTCGGCGCATCTGACCAGCGTCTGCCGCCGGATGGGGATCTCAGTGCAGCCGGCAAGGCTGCGCACGGGCCGGGACAAGGGGCCGGTGGAACGGTATTTCCGAACCCTGCGGGAAGACCTGCTTCAGCGGTTGCCCGGCTACAAGGGGCCGGACATTCACTCGCGCGGGCTGAACCCGGAGAAGGACGCCTTCTTCTTCCACCACGAGTTGGAGGCGATCATCCGGGAGTGGACCGCGGTGACATATCACCGCAGGCCACACGAGGGTCTCGTCGATCCGCACCTGCCGAAGGTGGAGTTGTCCCCGGCGGTGATGTTCGAGCACGGGCTCGCGCGGGCGGGCTACATCGAGGTGCCCCGCGACCCGAATCTGGCCTTGGAGTTCCTCGACGTCACGATGCGCACGGTCCAGCACTACGGCGTCGAGATCAACGGCCGCCGCTACAACGGCAGCTGCCTCGACGGGCTGCGGGACATGGCCAGCTCCAACATCGACCTGGACAAGCGGCGGCTGGAGTTCTTCGCGGACCCCGACGATGTCACCCGGATCCATTTCCGAGACCACAAGCGCGTCTGGCACACGCTTCAGTGGGAACACGCGCCCAGCCTCGACATGCCGCTGAGCGATGAAGCGCTGCAGTTCGCCCGGCGTCTGGCGGCGAAGGAGTACACCTATCCCGACGACCGGCTCGCCATCGCCCTGCTGCTGAAGCGGTGGAACCTCGGCCTTGGCACTTCTCTGGTCGAACGGCGGATGGCGCTGAGGCTCTCCCGCGAACAGGTCGTCATTGATCTTCCCGTGCAGCAGGCCGGCGACGTCACTTCGCTGCCGTCGGTCGCCCGCGTGCTGTCCCTTCCCGAGCAACCGGCGCCTCCGGCGATCGAGGCCGTCCAGGAGGCGGAGGCGGGCGATGACGATGCCGACGGTCTGGAGGAGGTGGAAGAGGAACTTGACTTCTACGCCACGGCCTTGAAGGACATCGACGATGACGAGTAA